In Arachis stenosperma cultivar V10309 chromosome 1, arast.V10309.gnm1.PFL2, whole genome shotgun sequence, one DNA window encodes the following:
- the LOC130974228 gene encoding uncharacterized mitochondrial protein AtMg00810-like: protein MTNGWKVRQFDFNNAFLNVDLHETVHMVQLKGYELGFGLVYKLEKALYRLKQVPRAWYLKLSSTLHQFGFKSTISDSCLFVRHSSTSTIYLFAYADNILVTGPGAEEIEGLIRQLHVVFTLKDLGEMSFFFGVEVVKSSRNALLLKQSKYIKELLGRANMRDSKLVPTPMLSSPKLTATPSSPFHNPSLYRSVVGGLQYTTITHPEIAYSVNKVSQYMHAPTDKHWKAFKRILRFLARTINMGLQLHKSDSLRVMAFCDSDWATDDCKSVSGYCVFFGSNLVTWSSRKKQIFSRSSTEAKFQALADTMTDTIWLQKTTTRDASTT, encoded by the coding sequence ATGACCAATGGTTGGAAAGTCAGACAGTTTGACTTTAATAATGCTTTTCTTAATGTGGATCTGCATGAAACCGTACATATGGTACAGCTAAAGGGATATGAGCTCGGTTTTGGGCTTGTCTACAAATTAGAAAAGGCACTCTACCGGTTGAAGCAAGTGCCTCGTGCGTGGTACCTAAAATTGAGTAGCACACTTCACCAGTTTGGCTTCAAAAGTACCATCTCTGACTCCTGCCTCTTTGTACGCCACAGCTCGACATCCACTATCTATCTATTCGCTTATGCTGACAACATTCTTGTTACTGGCCCAGGTGCAGAGGAAATTGAAGGTCTAATTCGCCAACTGCATGTAGTCTTCACCCTTAAAGATCTTGGTGAAATGAGTTTCTTTTTCGGAGTTGAAGTGGTCAAAAGCTCACGGAATGCTCTTCTTCTCAAGCAGTCGAAGTACATCAAAGAGCTCCTAGGGAGGGCCAACATGCGTGACTCCAAGCTAGTCCCAACTCCCATGCTAAGCAGTCCCAAGCTCACAGCAACCCCCAGCTCCCCGTTTCACAATCCCTCACTTTACCGGTCAGTGGTCGGTGGGCTTCAGTACACCACCATCACTCATCCTGAGATTGCTTACTCTGTCAATAAGGTGTCTCAGTACATGCATGCTCCAACAGACAAACATTGGAAAGCGTTCAAACGTATACTTCGTTTTCTAGCTAGGACAATCAATATGGGGCTGCAGTTGCATAAGAGTGATAGCTTGAGGGTCATGGCCTTCTGTGACTCGGACTGGGCCACGGATGATTGCAAGTCTGTCTCAGGGTACTGTGTCTTCTTTGGCTCAAACCTGGTCACTTGGTCCAGCAGAAAGAAACAGATATTCTCTAGATCCAGCACTGAGGCTAAATTCCAAGCTCTAGCCGATACCATGACGGACACCATTTGGTTGCAAAAAACTACTACAAGAGATGCATCTACCACCTAG